CATTTCATTACCAAGTACAATATCGAACAACACCTATTCGAGAAGACCAAAGACGGTGTTATGGATTGGACCGTTCTGCGACCcgtgttcttctttgacaACCTTACACCAGACTTTATTGGCAAAGTGACTTCCACTTCCTGGGACGCATATCTACAGGGAAAGCCTCTCCAATGCATCGCGACTAGCGATATTGGCATCATTGCGGCAAAAGTTTTTTTACAGCACGATCGATTCAAGAACCAGTGTCTCTCCCTGGCGGGTGATGAGCTTACCTTCGAGCAGATGGCAAAGAAGTTCAAGACTCAAACGGGGCAGAATGTGCCGACTACATTCCGTTTCGTGGCCTACTTTGTTATGTTGATGGCCAAGGACTTGAGGCTCATGTTCAAGTGGTTCTATAACCAGGGGTACGGTGCCGATATCAAGCAGCTCAAGCAGATCCATCCGGGGTTGAAGGATTTTGATACCTGGTTGAAGGAGGAAAGCCAATTTCTCAAGCATTGAGGTGTGGTACAGTTCCCATAATGTTTCGACTTATAACTAtcttaattaatctattgTATTTAATTCGAATTACTTGGCGAGTGTGTCAGTTGGTCTACTTCATGTTGGGCGACAAAAGTGAGATTTaccatcaacttcaacgCAGCAAAAGTCTAACATCCATTTATGGATGCATATTCCTTGCTGTGACAGTATTTTGCTACCTATTTAACTATATGTACATATCGTCTTCCCCCTTGGCTGCCATTTGAGGGTTGTATTTCGTCAAACACCGTCTACTCATTCCCATCTTACATACATCATGGATCCCTCTCTAGGACTCTTAAAGCTTATCGACCCGACCCAAAAGCCATTGCAAATGACGATACGACACCCGCGGCTGGTACTGCGGCTGCATATGTCCAGATTGGTAGGTCTCCGCCCACATAAGCC
This window of the Aspergillus flavus chromosome 8, complete sequence genome carries:
- a CDS encoding putative nucleoside-diphosphate-sugar epimerase (nmrA-like family protein), translating into MTIALLITGATGKQGGAVIDGLLAQDADVEILAVTRNTQSPAAQKLAQKSDKVKLVQGDLNNPAGIFENAKKASSLPVWGVFSLQSPFAKGESLESEERQGKALIDESIKQRVQHFVQTSVDRGGDASTDNPTNVPHFITKYNIEQHLFEKTKDGVMDWTVLRPVFFFDNLTPDFIGKVTSTSWDAYLQGKPLQCIATSDIGIIAAKVFLQHDRFKNQCLSLAGDELTFEQMAKKFKTQTGQNVPTTFRFVAYFVMLMAKDLRLMFKWFYNQGYGADIKQLKQIHPGLKDFDTWLKEESQFLKH